The genomic window ACTGGGAAACGCGACGCACACGGTCATGGCCGCTCCGATCAAGGACCAGTCTGTGGTCGTGCTCGGATGCGGAGTGCAGGGACTCATGGCTGTTGCGGTGGCCAAATGGGCAGGAGCACGCCGCATCTATGTCACCGACGCGTCCCATGAGGATTTCTCGCATGAGAAGCTCGTCTCGCGTCGTTTCACCCTCGCGAAGAAGTACGGGGCAGATCATTGCTTCGACATGGCGATAGGTGATGACAGGGCTGCGTTTGTCGATACGATCATGAGCGAGACCGAGAACACCGGCGTCGATGTTGCCCTGGAAATGTCGGGAAACTATCGGGCGTACGAAGATGCGGCGCGTGTGCTTCGCATGGGAGGCACTTTTTCTCTCCTCGGCATCCCCTCAGGTACGATGCAGGTCGACTTCGCGAAGAATATCATTTTCAGCGGGATGACCGTCCACGGCATCATCGGACGACGGGTTTTCCAGACATGGGACCAAATGGAACTGTTGTTGAAAGCAGGGCTTGCGAAGCAGCTGATGAAGACCGGCTTTGTCACGCATCAATTGCCGCTCGAGCGCTTCGAGGAGGGCTTCCAGGCGATTCGCAACGGCGATGCATACAAGGTGCTCTTCAAGCCCTAAACGGAACAATCGTCGTCGCGTCGAACAGGCCAATTCGAGGATCTGTTCTATTGGCAACATCAGGAGGAGGCAGATAAGTCCATGGCAGTGCACGAACGAGTACGAACTCATTACCAGGGCATCCTTGAAGAGATCAGGAAGGCAAATCTCTATAAGGAGGAACGTTTCATTCATTCGCCGCAGGGGGCGGATATTTTTGTCGAATACCCCGCGCATTCGAAGCTCAAGGAGGTTCTGAACTTCTGTGCGAACAACTATCTCGGGCTTTCGAGTCACCCTGCGTTGATTGAGGCTGCGAAGAATGCCCTGTATGAAAGGGGATTCGGAATGTCCTCTGTCCGGTTTATCTGTGGGACGCAGGACAGCCACAAGATGCTGGAACGGAAAATCGCCGAGTTTGTGGGCATGGAAGACGCCATCCTCTACTCATCGTGCTTTGATGCCAACGGCGGTGTCTTCGAGGCGTTGCTTGGAGAAGAAGACGCTCTGATTTCCGATGAACTGAATCATGCTTCAATTATCGATGGGATCCGGCTCTGCAAGGCAGAGCGGCGCCGTTACAAGCATGCTGACATGGCCGATCTTGAGCAACAACTAAAGGAGACTGGGGCCAGGCGTTTCCGCATGATTGTCACAGATGGGGTGTTCTCCATGGACGGTGATGTGGCGAAGCTCGACCAGATCACGATCCTCGCCGAGAAGTACGATGCTCTCCTGCTGGTTGACGATTCCCACGCCACCGGGTTTGTCGGGAAGACCGGAAGAGGGACGCATGAACATCATGGAGTAATGGGAAAGGTCGATATTATCACGACGACATTTGGGAAGGCACTGGGGGGTGCTGCAGGCGGCTGTGTGGCCGGACCCAGAATGTTCATCGATCTTCTCCGCCAGCGGTCTCGGCCCTATCTATTTTCGAATACGCTGAGTCCGGTTGTCGTCGGTGCCACGATCAAGGCCATTGATTTGCTCAGCGAATCGACTGCGCTCCGGGATAAGCTCGATGAAAATGCCCGCTATTTCAGACTGAAGATTCGTGAAGCAGGATTCAAGATCAAGGATGGTTTCCATCCGATCGTACCGATCATGATCGGCGATGCCGGGCTTGTCCAGACGATGGCGCGCGAATTGTATGCCGAAGGGATCTACGTCGTCGGCTTCTTTTACCCGGTCGTGGCGAAGGGGACAGCGAGGATCCGGGTTCAGCTTTCCGCTGCACATGAGAAGGATCACATCGACAAGGCGATTAAGGCTTTTACGAAAGTCGGCAAGAATCTTGGTGTGATTACATAGGTGCTCGTGATGTGAGCGCTTTAGATGCGTCTTCGCATCTTCAATGGGGAGAACACTGGACGTGAAGAACAGACTGGTCTTTGTGGATCTGCTCCGGGGCTGGGCCACGATTATCATGATTGAAGTCCATGTCTTCAACGCGTTCCTGTTGGCGGACATCAAGAACGCTGCGTGGTTCGGGTGGGTCAATTTTGTCAATGGCCTGGTAGCACCCAGTTTCCTTTTCGTTGCTGGATTTGTGTTTGTCGTTGCGAGTGACCGAAAGCTCGAGGAATTCCGGACCTTCGGTAAGGCCTACTGGAGGCAGTTGAGCCGGATTGTACTTATCTGGGTTATTGGGTACGGACTTCATCTCCCGTACTTTTCGCTTACACGGACTGTGCGTGACTCAACTGCTGCGCAGATCCTCCTTTTCAGTCAATCCGACATCCTTCATTGCATCGCTATCGGTCTTCTCATCGTTTTCCTCGGGCGCATTGTCATCAGGAGGGATTTGAACTACCAGTGGTTTCTGGCGATGCTTGGTAGTCTTATGGTTCTCCTCGCTCCGTTTATCTGGG from Ignavibacteriales bacterium includes these protein-coding regions:
- a CDS encoding zinc-binding dehydrogenase, whose translation is MKAIVKPKPKEGQEWPVGLQIVDKPEPTVQNPNDVIIQVQAGAICGTDVGIYNSKDSLRVQMMRAKSDPVTVGHEFSGRIVDAGKKARHHIAQLMFQKAKSNPDLAKLLRRKTARSLASEGTFLKFAQKQFFSTAEMHVTCGTCYQCRQGEFHVCRNTIINGVHDDGAWAAFVKVPAENLRLFFQREIPYEIISFMDALGNATHTVMAAPIKDQSVVVLGCGVQGLMAVAVAKWAGARRIYVTDASHEDFSHEKLVSRRFTLAKKYGADHCFDMAIGDDRAAFVDTIMSETENTGVDVALEMSGNYRAYEDAARVLRMGGTFSLLGIPSGTMQVDFAKNIIFSGMTVHGIIGRRVFQTWDQMELLLKAGLAKQLMKTGFVTHQLPLERFEEGFQAIRNGDAYKVLFKP
- the kbl gene encoding glycine C-acetyltransferase, translating into MAVHERVRTHYQGILEEIRKANLYKEERFIHSPQGADIFVEYPAHSKLKEVLNFCANNYLGLSSHPALIEAAKNALYERGFGMSSVRFICGTQDSHKMLERKIAEFVGMEDAILYSSCFDANGGVFEALLGEEDALISDELNHASIIDGIRLCKAERRRYKHADMADLEQQLKETGARRFRMIVTDGVFSMDGDVAKLDQITILAEKYDALLLVDDSHATGFVGKTGRGTHEHHGVMGKVDIITTTFGKALGGAAGGCVAGPRMFIDLLRQRSRPYLFSNTLSPVVVGATIKAIDLLSESTALRDKLDENARYFRLKIREAGFKIKDGFHPIVPIMIGDAGLVQTMARELYAEGIYVVGFFYPVVAKGTARIRVQLSAAHEKDHIDKAIKAFTKVGKNLGVIT